The DNA sequence GAAATCCCAAGCACGAAACCCGAAATGCCAAACGTTTCGGATTTCGAATTTGGGATTTCCGATTTCCCTCAAAGGGGATGAAGAGGGAGTTATGGAAGAACGAGAAAATCTGCCATCCACCGCTGACGATACGCCACCCGATGACCCGATTGCCGATAAATCGCTGAGCGGCCCGACGCTGCTTTTTTCCACGCTGCTGATTCTCTCGTTGATCTGGGCGCTCTGGGACGAATTGGAAGGGCAGCGTCCATGGAAGGACTATCAACGCGACTTTGTGCGGCTCTATGCGAATCACCTGAAGAAATTGGAACGCGAGCAACGCGCTGAAGAAAAGCGGGTGACCGAATCAGCCGAGTATCAACAGATCGTGCAAGAGCTGGAAGTGGCCGAGCGGGAGGTAGCCTCGCGTGTCAAGGAGATTGATCAACGCGTAGCGTTCATTAACAAGCAGATCGAAATTGTCTCCCGCCCATTTCAAGATAAACGCTCGCGCATTGCGGCCATCACGTATGACCTGGAACACGCCAGCAGCGAGAAGAAGAAACAGTCATATCGGAACGAGATTCAAGAAGTGAAGAACGAGGCGGTCGAAGTGGAGCTGCTTGATGAAGCGAATCCCAAGGCGGTAAAACCGCAAAAGCTGAACTTCGACCAACTGCAAGCCTTGTTTAACCAACTGAAGGACGAAAAAGCGAAGCTCCTGAGTGAACGAGTGCAGTTGACAGAGAAGGTTACTGAACTGAGCAAGAAGCGAGAGAATTACCTGAAAGAGAACCTGATTGGGTTAACGCCGGCGCAAATCAGGGGACTTCAGGAAAAGCTCAAACAATTTCCTATTGAGATCAAGCAAATCAACATTGAAAAGATCGGGCTGGTAGACCGTTGTGAATCGTGTCACCTGGGCACACGCGAGCCTGTTATTTTGACGGCTGCCAACATGGGTCGGCGCCGCGAATTCATCAGCCATCCCAACCGCGAATTGCTCACGATTCATGACCCGGAAAGATTCGGATGTACCACCTGCCATAACGGAAACGGCCGTGCTACCAAGAGCATTGAATATGCCCACGGCACTAACAAGCATTGGCCCTGGCCGCTCTTCCCGAAAGGGAACTACGAAGCTGGATGTGTTCAATGCCACCAAAATGATCGTGTGTTGGACCACGCGCCGATCCTCACCAAAGGACGCGACCTCTACCAAAACAAAGGGTGCGTCGGCTGCCATCGCTATGAAGGATTTGACAAAGAAACAGATTACTTGATTGCCGCGCGGCAAGAAATGATCAAAATTGAAACGACCCAGAAAGCCAATCTGCTGGAAATTGCCCGCCTCACGCGCGAGGCTGACCGCGCGCGCTCCAACGAAGAGGCTCAACAGCTCAACGCGCAAGCTGAGCGACTCAGGGTGAAAAATAGCGAACTGGATGCCCGAATTGACGCGCTCAATCAGAAGGCCAAGTACCTCATGTTGGACCGCAAGATGGTCGGTCCGAATCTGAAAGAAGCCAAGCTTAAACTGCGCAAGGAATGGATTCCTGTTTGGCTCAAAGACCCGCAGGCGTTCCGTCCCGGCACGAAGATGCCGCGCTTTCGGCTGACCGACGATGAAGTCCAGGCGCTCTCGGCATTCATCTGGCAAAGCGCTTACTCAAGCCCGACGCTGCCTCCACAAAAACCAGGAGACCCGGTCAGAGGCAAAGAGGCGTTTGAGTCGCGTGGCTGCCTTGCGTGCCACTCCATCGGTGAAGGCGCCGGGCGCATAGGTGGTGACTTTGCCGCGAACTTATCGCGTTTGGGCGAGAAAACGAATCTGGACTACATCGTCCGCTGGGTGCATAACCCACGCCAGCGTTCGCGACCCTATTGCCCCAAAGAGAAACGTGACCTCGGCCCAGAAGACTACGCCAAACACAATCTGCCATTCGTGTTCGACCAGGATCACTCGACGTGTCCCAATGATGGCTATGAATTGCAAGTCGTTCAGATGACGGTCATGCCCAGTTTCCGCCTGTCCGAACAGGAAGCGCGTGACATTGCCACATACCTGACGAGCCTCAAACGCAATAATGTGAACTATCCACCTGCGCCATTCATGGATGACACCAAGCTGGCTCAGAGAGGCCGGGAACTGGCCAAACGCTATGGCTGTGCCAATTGCCATGAAATCGCCGGCCTGGAAAACGAGCAGCGCATCGGCACGGAGCTGACCAAAGAAGGTTCAAAGCCGCTGCCGCAACTGGATTTTGGTCTACTTGAACAAAAAGCGCGCGAGGAAAAATGGTATAACCACAAAGGCTTCTTCGAGCGCAAACTGGAAAACCCAGCCATCTACGACACAGGCCGTGAACGACCTCGTGAAGACCTGTTGCGCATGCCTAACATCGAACTGACCCGGGATGAGATTCAGGCTCTGACCACGTTGCTGCTGGGCAGCGTGGAAACGCAAATCCCTGTCGAGTTCCGTGCCAAACAGGAGGGGCCAGCGCGAGCCATTCAGGAAGGCTGGTGGGTCGTCAAGAAATATAACTGCATGGGTTGTCACGTGTTCATGCCGGGTCAGCAGACGGCGTTGAGTCAGCTTCCCCGATTTCAAGACGCTGCCATGAAAGCTCAACTGCCGCCCTCGTTGATCCAACAAGGCGCGCGCGTCAATCCAAATTGGTTGTTGCACTTCCTCAACAATCCGGCGCTTGATCCAAAAAACCTGGATCGCAACGGTGTGCGGTCATACCTGCAGGTTAGAATGCCAACGTTTTATTTCTCGCCGAACGAGCTGCAAACGTTAGTCAATTTCTTTGAAGCGTTGGCATCGCAACCGCAGCCGTATATCGCCAAGAAACTTGATCCGTTGACGCCGGAAGAACAGAATCTGGCGCGAGCACTGTTTACATCGAAGGCGGCGCCCTGTTTGAAATGTCACATGACCGGCAATCCTGCTCACGACCGGCTGGCCACGGCGCCGAATTTCTTGCTCGCGGCCGAGCGGTTGAAACCCGATTGGACAGCGCGCTGGCTGATTGACCCGCAAGCAATTGCTCCGGGCACGGCCATGCCATCGGGTTTGTTCAAGCGCGACGGTCAGCGATGGGTCTTTGCCGGACCAATCCCTGAGGCGTTCAAGAACTACACCAAAGATCACGTGCAATTGCTCGTGCGGTATATGTTCCAACTGACGCCACAAGAACAAGCTCGATTGTTGGCAAGCTCGCCGATGGCATCGGCATCGAGCGCGAGCCCGGGCCGACCACCTGCCCGACGCGAACGCGTGCTGCGGGCAGCAATCAGTCATTAGATTCGTGATCCGTGATCCGTGGAATGAAGCCACAGATTACACAGATTAGAACAGAATTCGTGGTTCGTGATTCGTGATCCGTGATTCAACTTGCAATCCACGGACCACGATCCACGGACCAAGGACCAAGGAGAAGCGTTACTATGAAAAGTTATCAGAGATTAGACCCTCTTGGAGGGAAATCCCAAATCCCAAATCCGAAATCCGAAACGTTTCGGATTTCGAACTTCGTGCCTGGGATTTCCCGCTATGCGGGTTTGGTGTTTCGGACTTTCCCCGCAGGGGTTATTATAGGATTACTCCTCGTGTTCAGCGCCGCGTGTGGCAATCCCGATGAGATCGCTGAAGAACCGGGCGAGACTGAGACGACTGAGGTCGCCTCAGCCAAGCCACCGTATTCGCCGACAGGCGCTGAAGCAACCATCACAGGCAAGGTCAATTTTGAGGGCACACCACCGAAAATGGCCAGGCTCATGATGGATTCCGATGCGGCCTGTGCAGCCATGCATAAGGGTCCCGTTTTTTCCG is a window from the Blastocatellia bacterium genome containing:
- a CDS encoding c-type cytochrome; the encoded protein is MEERENLPSTADDTPPDDPIADKSLSGPTLLFSTLLILSLIWALWDELEGQRPWKDYQRDFVRLYANHLKKLEREQRAEEKRVTESAEYQQIVQELEVAEREVASRVKEIDQRVAFINKQIEIVSRPFQDKRSRIAAITYDLEHASSEKKKQSYRNEIQEVKNEAVEVELLDEANPKAVKPQKLNFDQLQALFNQLKDEKAKLLSERVQLTEKVTELSKKRENYLKENLIGLTPAQIRGLQEKLKQFPIEIKQINIEKIGLVDRCESCHLGTREPVILTAANMGRRREFISHPNRELLTIHDPERFGCTTCHNGNGRATKSIEYAHGTNKHWPWPLFPKGNYEAGCVQCHQNDRVLDHAPILTKGRDLYQNKGCVGCHRYEGFDKETDYLIAARQEMIKIETTQKANLLEIARLTREADRARSNEEAQQLNAQAERLRVKNSELDARIDALNQKAKYLMLDRKMVGPNLKEAKLKLRKEWIPVWLKDPQAFRPGTKMPRFRLTDDEVQALSAFIWQSAYSSPTLPPQKPGDPVRGKEAFESRGCLACHSIGEGAGRIGGDFAANLSRLGEKTNLDYIVRWVHNPRQRSRPYCPKEKRDLGPEDYAKHNLPFVFDQDHSTCPNDGYELQVVQMTVMPSFRLSEQEARDIATYLTSLKRNNVNYPPAPFMDDTKLAQRGRELAKRYGCANCHEIAGLENEQRIGTELTKEGSKPLPQLDFGLLEQKAREEKWYNHKGFFERKLENPAIYDTGRERPREDLLRMPNIELTRDEIQALTTLLLGSVETQIPVEFRAKQEGPARAIQEGWWVVKKYNCMGCHVFMPGQQTALSQLPRFQDAAMKAQLPPSLIQQGARVNPNWLLHFLNNPALDPKNLDRNGVRSYLQVRMPTFYFSPNELQTLVNFFEALASQPQPYIAKKLDPLTPEEQNLARALFTSKAAPCLKCHMTGNPAHDRLATAPNFLLAAERLKPDWTARWLIDPQAIAPGTAMPSGLFKRDGQRWVFAGPIPEAFKNYTKDHVQLLVRYMFQLTPQEQARLLASSPMASASSASPGRPPARRERVLRAAISH